The Oncorhynchus masou masou isolate Uvic2021 chromosome 14, UVic_Omas_1.1, whole genome shotgun sequence region cagctaGGGCAACTAatgagtggctccgtaagaagcatctcaaggtcctggagtggcctagccagtttccagacctgaacccaatagaaaatctttggagggagctgaaagtccgtattgcccagcgacagccccgaaacctgaaggatctggagaaggtctgtatggaggagtgggccaaaatccctgctgcagtgtgtgcaaacctggtcaagaactacaggaaacgtatgatctctgtaattgcaaacaaaggtttctgtaccaaatattaagttctgctccGGTAGCGCAGTGGTCTAGAGCACTGcactgcagcgctagctgtgccaccagagactctgtcggatgtgtcgcagccggccgcgaccgtgaggtccgtggggcgacgcacaattggtctagcgtcgttcgggttagggagggtttgactggcagggatatccttgtctcatcgcactccagcgactcctgtggcaggccaggcgcagtgcgcgctaaccaaggttgccaggtgcacggtgtttcctccgacatattggtgcggctggcttccgggttggatgcgcgctgtgttaagaagcagtgcggcttggttgggttgtgtttcgggggacgcatgactttcgaccttcatctctcccgagcccttaCAGGAGTtggagcgatgagacaagatagtaactactaacaattggataccacgaaattggggagaaaaagggggtacattttttttttaaattacaaatTCTGATTTCTGATGTATCAAGTACTTCAAATGCaatttaattacttaaaaatcatacaatgtgattttctggatttttgttttagattccgtctctcatagttgaagtgtacctatgataaaaattacagacctctacatgctttgtaagtaggaaacactcccgattttgcaggttatcaaatacttgttctccccactgtatgtgttaatATGTATACATGTCTAtagacactgagtgtacaaaacattaggagcacctgctatttccatgacatagactgaccaggtgaatccaggtgaaagctatgatgccttattgatgtcaccttttaaatccacttcaatcagtgtagctgAAGGGGGGAGACAGGTTGAAGAATAATTTTTataccttgagacaattgagacatggattgtatatgtttgccattcagagggcgaatgggcaagacaaaatatttaaatgccttTTTACAGGGTATGATAGTAGGTTCCAGGTGCACCAATTTAAGTGTTTCaaaaactgcaatgctgctgggttttttacactcaatagtttcctgtgtgtatcaagaatggtccaccaccaaaaggacatgcagccaacttgacacatctgtgggaagaattggagttaacatgggccagcatccatgtggaacaattttgacaccttgtagagtccatgcccggtgaattgaggctgttttaAGGGCAAATGGGGTGAAACTCAAGATTAGGAAGTtcttcataatgttttgtacactgtgtagaTAAAGGTTTTTCACAATATCTGCAATATACCTTAAAAATACAGAAAACACGTTATTCACTGTTATAAATAATACATGGTAATaatctatgaaaagccaactgacatttactcctgacgtgctgacttgttgcacccttgacaaccactgtgattattattatttgaccctgctggtcatctatgaacatttgaacatcttggccatgttctgttataatctccacccggcacagccagaagaggactggccacccctcatagcctggttcctcactaggtttcttcttaggttctggcctttctagggagtttttcctagccaccgtgcttctacatctgcattgcttgctgtttggggttttagactgggtttctgtacagaaatttgtgacatcagctgatgtaagaagggctttataaatacatttaattgattgATACAGTTTGGATTTACATTTCTCCCGAAGTTGTAAACCTCCATGCAAAAGATATAATGATAAACAAATTACAGGTCACTCAAACTGAAAAGCAAAAGTTATCACTCTCAAAACAGTTAATTTGCCTTGCTTTGTTCAAACTGTCAGACAGTGACATCCATTATAGAATCAGTCAGTGTCAGTATCTTCTACAGGAGAGATGATCATAGGTCTTATATTTTATGCTGCCATTTTTACCACAGGGTCTGGAGGATATCGTTTCTCAGTGACGGTGGAGCCGGTGAAAGAGTAGATATGTGTCCTGGCCTCCACATTGTAGATGAAGACCTGACCCTTCTCATAATCCACAAATACCCCCACCTTCTGGGGCTTCTCTCTCAGGGAAAACGAGACATGAAGATTAGCGAGAATCATGTACTCATTCCCATTCCTCAGCCACAAAATCCAGGATCCATCCTCAGGACTCAGTGTTCTCATCCCCTTTCTGTTGATGGGCTCTCTGGCCACTCCAAAATCCAATTCAGTCTTCCCCTTAACCTGCACCTCATAGTAAAATCTCCCAGAGGAAAACCCCCCTTCTCAGGACACTGAGAAAAGTATCAAACCTCTCTTGCTTGGCAGTGTCTGATGTATATTTCCATGTTCCACTTGTTTCCATCCTCAGATAGAATGAGACGGTGATGTGCCATATCAGGGTCTAGAGTCACATTCACTGAATGTTTTTGAATGGTTTCAAGATCTTTACCCCTTCCTGTTCACAACTGATTAATGAGTACAATCAGCTTCTTTGATCTGATCCTGCTCCTCAGTTAGGTTTTTCAGATGACAGTTGAGGTCTTCATTGATGCGATCCCTCTCTTGAATGAGACCCCTTTGCTCACCATGAGCTAAAATGCATTCATCTTTGACTAGAAGTAGTTCCTTGGTGAGGTTTTAATTATCCTGAGGTCATCCCACTGCTGTTTAACATGATCCTTTATATTTTAGACGGCAGATGGTCACAGATAGTCCACAGTAGAagaaactgtcacgccctgaacttagagagcctttttatttctctatttggttaggtcggtGTGTGAGTTGGGTGAGCATTcaagtttttctatttctttgttggccgggtatggttcacaatcagaggcagctgtctatcgttgtctctgattggggatcatacttaggcagcctttttccccaACTTAGTTTGGGATCTTGTTTTTATGCAGTGCCTGTGAGCACGCAAGTCGTTACGGCTCGGTTGCTGTTGATGGTTTTTGTTGTTGAGTTTCACTATAATAAGCATGTGGAACTctatgcacgctgcgccttggtccgttcaTTTCAACGAATGTGACAGCAACCAGCAAGAGAAACACGAGAGAGCACCCCCAAAATATCCCTTAATGATTTTCATCTTCACATATGTACTTAACACACCGGAACAGCTGACGAGGAATGTGAGATTCTGTCTTCCTCACTTCATTGAGCGGGCTCTGTTGAACAATACATATCAAATCATTTTCTGTTTGTCTCCTGTTGAGTGACCTTTAGTTTGGCAGAGTAGAATCTCTCAGTGTTCCTTTATATCTCTGAATACCAACCATACAATTTGGCTCCCTTAGTTCCCTCACTGTCCTGGATAGCAGCCTTTAGATTTACGCCTCGGACCAATGGCTACCCTTCTCAGCTCCTCCAttgagatcactggctgggagcCAACAGCTACAGACACAAAGGTATACAAGATTTAAAATACTGAAGTGAGGTTTTGAGAAAATGAATACATGTTATAAAGCAGACTGTATAGGTTATTGCATTTGACAGAAAATGTAACCTTACCTTTAATACAGACTTCAACGGGGAGATCATCATACCTGGACTTTGTCTTGGTAAAGTACTTGATAAAACCCATCATCATTGCCTTGTACCCTGGTCAGTTTCAAGGTGTTGCATCTTTTCAGTTAGTCTTTAAACAGTGCTGTACTTCCCCTGTAGGAGACCATCTGATCCTTACAGTTGTCTCTTCAGTATTGGTAAAGATGAACAGCAGAGCCTTGGTGGGGAAGTCTAAACCACTCCACTCTCATATCCTCAGCATTGATACCGGGTTTGAGGTAGAGGTCTTCACAGGTCTAAAAAGTTGCGCATTGGATCTGTGGCTTTCCCACCCAATCCGAATTGTTtcatcaacaaacaaaaaaacagattcCCATTCCGAATGGAACCCAGGACAGTCAGACCAGTTCTGAAAAAGGCCTGTGGAAAAACCGACCCAAACAGACACGTGCCGGTTCGGATCCTAGAGACCCGTTCAGATCAGAGAGTAAAAAGAGAAAGAAACCTCAGACTGGGAGCTGTCAataaatgaacacacacacacagtgaaggtGTAGAGTAGGCCTCCTGTACCTGAGACTGCTCTGTGGAGGAGAGGGACAAAGACAATCTGGTAGAATCACCATCATTCCAGAAAGCGATGATTACACAAATGATCAAGATGAATTCCATAACTTCAAATCAGGGAGTCAATAATGACATTTCAGTGTTTAGAAAAAAATACACACAGAAAAACTGGAATAATCTAAAAGCAAACATACCAGAGTCAGTTTTCCTAGTTGAACAAAGGCTTTCCTTCAGTGTAGCCTTGTCCATGTACTCATCTGGAGGGACTTTTTTACTTACAACATAAAACTTGTCCAACTGCATACCTTTCACACCTACAATGATGAGCCAAAGCTGAACATAAATCACAGagataaaacatattttatataatCTTGTGTCATAGAAATgtatgattggttggttgattaatTGGTTTGTTGATTGACTGACAGATGTTTCTGTGTTCTTTCAGAGGGGACCCCAACAGGAGTGACATCTGGGGCAACACGCCGCTGCACCACGCCGCCACCAATGGTCACATGCACATCCTCAGCTTCCTGGTCAACTTCGGCGCCAACCTCTTCTCCCAGGACAACGACTTCCACACAGCTATGGACGTGGCAGCGTCGGGCGACCGCATGGACTGCGTGCGATTCCTGGACAGTGCCGCATCACAGCAGACCATCCAGAATGCCAAGAAAGTGGCCAGGCTGAAGAAGGAGGCCACCAAAGAGGCTGAAATGCGGGTGAAGCTGTGTGAGAGAGTCAAAAAAAGGCACAAGAGCAAGATGGATAAGATGTACCAAGGGTCAGTGTCAGAGGCCAGCACGGCATCTCCGTCGTTCTCCAAGATGGGCACCATCAACAGTGTGAACGAGCAGTTCTCCAAGCTGATCGCCTCCGATACCTCAGGCTCGCTTACGGCCCGGTCGAAGGGGACCCTCCAGAGGATATTCGGGAAAAAGGATAAAGGAACGACGGAGAAGGTGGGAAGAGATGGGAACGTCATCTTCGTCAAGCAGGAGAACGGCACCCTCTCTGGGAAGCCTGAGTTCATGGGCGTTTTCTCCGAGCAGGACGAGATcgatgaggaagaggatggagggatgagaagaTTCACTGATGATGACGTTAATGACGATGACGAAGGAGGAGATGGCCCAGGAGCCAAGGAGTCCATCTTCAAACGGCCCGGCCTGGGGAACATGGTCTTCAGGAAGAACTTCTCcatggagatggggatagagccCGACGACTTCCCCAGTGGGAACAATGAAAACCTGGGCTTCCTCATCCGCAGGGAGGGGTTCGACACAGAAGGGGAGGACACAGGCTTTGTTGAGGACGAGGGGGACGACGACCTGCCCTGGAACCAGGAAGAGATCGGCCTGGATGACGACCAGGATGAGGAGACCTCCCCGCTGGATGccttcctctcatccatctcccTGCCAGACTTCTCACCAGCCTTCACCCGCGAACAGCTGGACCTGGAGGCGCTGATGCTCTGTTCCGACGACGACCTCAAGGGCATCCGCATCCAACTGGGGCCCCGCAAGAAGATCCTGGAAGCTGCCGCTCGCCGGAAAAGTGCACTGGAGAAACCTGGCGCCATCAAGGACAGCTTCCTGTGATGAAATTCTGATATTGGAGGTGGTTGAATATGGCTGAATGGAGAAAGTAGGATGAATGCAAGTAGGAGGATGTAGATTGACAATACTTTTGAATGAAAAGAACACTGATGCAAAGTTGAGAGTTTGAAGTGGAAATACATATCCTGGTTTTCTATCCTTTAAAGACCAATTGTTTAATCTTTCTCTTAACTTGGACTAGGAGTGACTGCAGCCCTTCATTACGTTGCTATAGCCGCCACAGGCTAAAGTTAGCATTGATTCACCCAAAACAATGGGGGGTTCGACAGGCTGGATAAGCCTGGCACTGTGACGAGATAATTGGAGATGGTTGAACTGAGCAGGAATGTCATTTAGATGAATGGAGTGGCAAtaacaccaccacaaccactaccaaccaccaTCTTGCAATACCGATTCATGAAGATAGAAGGAAGAAACACTGTCAGATTTCAAACATAATTTGAGCTGCATGCTCTTTTTGGCATGTCTCTGAGAAGCACACAACTCATTTTGAGTAATGATGTAATGTAAGAGCCTATTAAGTGGAAACTGTTCTGATCTTGATTTTCTTGTTCCCTTCTTTGATGATTGATAGAAAGGAGACGATATTGTGATGAATTCAGTTGTGCCATTTTGTATATGAATTTTAATCGTTGGGATTTGTACATTGATGAAAAAAACATATGACAACGAAAATAAATAACGTTTCAAAATCAGTTGATCAATTCTTTCATGTCAGgtgcatgcatacattttctctgactgGATTTGTTGGCACTTGAAAGTTCTGAATCACTGGTGAAGTAGATAAATACCATGCAAAACTGTAGTGTGCCATGAGTTTCTCCTTACCAGGTGACCTAACCAGGAAAAACTCTGAGCCCTGGTAATGTGAATCTAGCCTTTGTTGCCAGccgattaaaaaaaatatcttaAATGTTTATTAGACACATATGATAGAGAGGCAGACGGAAGGAATCCCGGCAGGCCATGATCAGGAGATCCTTCTGACCCAGTCAACCAGGCaatgaagggaggaggagtcCCATGCACCAGCAGTCAGCTCAGGCGGAAAGCTTTTGATTCTGGCTTCAAtggagaggacacagagagagggagaagacaggttcAAGCCAGTTATCTACATGGGTTGTGTCTGGTGGACAACTTGTCATTGTCATGATGATGAAGTATCGCTTAAGTCTAAACTGTTTTCCGTATGAAACTTTATTGTAAGGCCATCCGAATAGTTGTTTTTATCTAAACTGTAAGTGACTACAACCAGTCGTGTGTGTGCCAGTATGCAGATGTTGGTCATTATATGAAATCTGACCATATCATACATTGCATAGGATCACCACTGACATTTACAAAGTCTATCTCTGATGTAACCATGAGTCACTGGAGTGGTATTATGGCTATTGGTGATAATATGTGGATTTACAGCTTCAAAGGAGATGCATAATACAGTGTGACTAACTGATATACACAAAATGTGTTTTATTACATTATACTTTGAACCGGTACATGATGGATCAACCTTTTAGGGTGTAACCAAGCAAGGACCTTCGAGGACCTAAACAGCAGGGGGCGATAAGGAGCTCTGTTTCACTTTGCTGAGAAAGtaaaacagagagaaaagaagacaTGGCGTCTGGTGGTCACGATTCTTAACAATTTTTCGGTCGACACCTGACAAATTTGGATTGTTCTATTGATGCGGCAATGTTTATCAGGTAATGTAACATATTATCATAATGTCAGGGTAGAAGTGCATGGTCTGCAGTCTTAGCTTTTGGGCAATAAATGACAATTTTAGGAGGCAAGTGTCGATCATCATTTAACTTAGCAGTTGTCAACAGTGTCAATCAGTCTGAGCGCTTTCCAGAAATCTTCGGCAATAACAAACTAGCTTGTTAGTGTTTTAATCACATTCATTGCATATGTAGTGTTCTAATCTCAGTTTCAATGTACTATTTCAATCGAAAGAATCAGTTTGCGTCCTCAAAATTATTGCTTTGGTTGAAAATGGTGTAATTGTCATAAGGGTGAAATGTAATTACTACAATAGTATGTTGTGTGAACTGGAATGGAATTATCTGGTCTTGAAATTGTACTAGACACTTGTGATGCTGCTATAAATTCCCTCACTAACCTTATTTtaatgttgtattattgtatttgTTATGGAGAGGTCAGTATATGAGAGGAGACTGTTGCCCCAGTGGACTGAAAATATTCTTGACAGGCAAACTGGGGAAAAATAGACTGTAGCCAGCAGATTCGACCGGCTTGCTTAAAGCTGCTCTAGGGTTGGACAGCATTCCTGTGTCGATTTTAAAGCCTCTGCATGCTCAGTCATACACAGCATTTACTCCGATGCGGCTCTGCAGAAGTCaaggcattcatacttcttgcaaTTCGCATAGCTGTTGTCAAGGAAGGGAgcttgtgtttatacaggacatAATGCAACCAGTCATGTCAATGCAGAGCTATACGGAGTTGTTATTCACATTATTACAACATTTTGGAGTCGAATGGCATTGCCGTGCAGAGCTTGATTTGTCTTCTGCTGACCTGGGGGATGAGAAATGCGTTGTACTCCGAATTTTCCCATTATCCCAACTGTTAAACTGAGAAGATTGAACGACTGCTAGTTTTTCTGGAAAAGTGTAATTGTTGTCCTCATGCTAGATAGCAGAAGACATAGCAGCCATTTTGTTGTTCAATGCGCCATTCCATAATGGTTGCTGTGACTACCTATAACTAGCATGATGTCAGTGTAACAGTTGGGATAATGGGACAATTCATAGTACAGCACATTTCTCATCCCTGGATTACATATCCCTGGTATGTTTTCTGAGCCAAATCTCACGCCAGGTCCACGGTTTCTTAATATACACAGGAATGCTGTCTGACCCTAGTGCAGCTGTAAGCAAGTGGATCAGATCTGCTGGGTAAAGACTGTAGGCTACGGTCTCTATCTGCCTCTTCCTCCCCTACAGGCTTGACTAAAGTGAAAGGATGGCCGATATCATTGCTGTGAACATCTCGGCCACATCCGCCACCTTCTTCCTGCCCCCATCTCCTGTCCTTGAGGACTCTGGCTTTCCCCTGGCCTCGCTGGACAGTGAGGACTATGTGTTTGTGGAGGCCAGGCACCCCAACAAGGTCCTGGAGGGCCTGAACAGCCTGCGTCTCAACAATGCCTTCTGTGATGTGACACTGTGCTGTGGGGGGCAGGAGTTCCCCTGTCACCGTATCGTACTGGCTTCCTTTAGCACCTACTTCCAGGTATGGACAGTGGTGTACGGTACAATACAACCTTATTAATCCCCACAAGAGTGCAGAAAACATACATTGTCCAGGAGCAGACATAGAATGCATACACTACTTCTCCATACACTacaagggcagcaggtagcctagtggttaagagcgttgggccagtaaccgaaaggtcactggtttgaatcaccgaaccaactaggtgaaaaatctgccaatgtgcccttgagctaggcacttaaccctaattgctcctgtaagtcgctttggataagagcgtctactaaaatgactaaaatgtatatgtaaattAAATTGTGGGTAGATATTTGGGGGGACAAACAGTAGACG contains the following coding sequences:
- the anks4b gene encoding ankyrin repeat and SAM domain-containing protein 4B, producing the protein MSRYHKAAIDGYLDLLKEATRKDLNSPDEDGMTPTLWAAFHGHVEALQLICSRGGDPNRSDIWGNTPLHHAATNGHMHILSFLVNFGANLFSQDNDFHTAMDVAASGDRMDCVRFLDSAASQQTIQNAKKVARLKKEATKEAEMRVKLCERVKKRHKSKMDKMYQGSVSEASTASPSFSKMGTINSVNEQFSKLIASDTSGSLTARSKGTLQRIFGKKDKGTTEKVGRDGNVIFVKQENGTLSGKPEFMGVFSEQDEIDEEEDGGMRRFTDDDVNDDDEGGDGPGAKESIFKRPGLGNMVFRKNFSMEMGIEPDDFPSGNNENLGFLIRREGFDTEGEDTGFVEDEGDDDLPWNQEEIGLDDDQDEETSPLDAFLSSISLPDFSPAFTREQLDLEALMLCSDDDLKGIRIQLGPRKKILEAAARRKSALEKPGAIKDSFL